The following are encoded in a window of Phocoena phocoena chromosome 2, mPhoPho1.1, whole genome shotgun sequence genomic DNA:
- the BBS4 gene encoding Bardet-Biedl syndrome 4 protein produces MIWNTGNSTHTFTAPEFPILEKQNWLIHLHYIRKDYEACKDVIKEQLQETQGLCEYAIYVQALIFRLEGNIQESLELFQTCAVLSPQSADNLKQVARSLFLLGKHKAATEVYNEAAKLNQKDWEICHNLGVCYIYLKQLDKAQDQLHNALHLNRHDLTYIMLGKIHLLEGDLDKAIEIYKKAVEFSPENTELLTTLGLLYLQLGIYQKAFEHLGNALTYDPTNYKAILAAGSMMQTHGDFDVALTKYRIVACAVPESPPLWNNIGMCFFGKKKYVAAISCLKRANYLAPFDWKILYNLGLVHLTMQQYASAFHFLSAAINFQPKMGELYMLLAVALTNLEDTENARRAYTEAVRLDKCNPLVNLNYAVLLYNQGEERGALAQYQEMEKKVNLLKDSSSLEFDPEMVEMAQKLGAALQVGEALVWTKPVKDPKSKQRTTSTSKAASFQQPLGSNQALGQAMSSAAAYRKLPSGVGGTSQLTKPASLPLEPEPTVEAQPTEASAQIREK; encoded by the exons gatGTTATCAAAGAACAGCTTCAGGAGACTCAGGGGTTATGTGAATATGCTATCTATGTCCAAG CATTGATATTTCGCCTGGAAGGAAATATCCAAGAATCCCTAGAACTCTTTCAGACGTGTGCTGTTCTCAGCCCTCAGTCTGCTGATAACCTCAAGCAGGTGGCCAGATCTTT ATTTCTTTTGGGAAAACATAAAGCTGCCACTGAAGTATATAATGAAGCAGCTAAACTTAACCAGAAAGATTGG GAGATCTGTCATAACCTAGGAGTTTGCTACATTTACCTGAAACAGTTGGACAAG GCACAAGACCAGTTGCACAATGCCCTACATCTTAACAggcatgatctgacttacataatGCTGGGCAAGATCCATTTGCTGGAGGGAGACTTGGACAAGGCCATCGAAATCTACAAGAAAGCAGTGGA GTTCTCACCAGAAAATACAGAACTTCTCACAACTTTAGGATTACTCTACCTCCAG CTTGGCATTTACCAGAAGGCATTTGAACATCTTGGAAATGCACTGACTTACGACCCCACCAACTACAAG GCCATCTTGGCAGCAGGCAGCATGATGCAGACCCATGGGGACTTTGACGTTGCCCTCACCAAGTACAGAATTGTAGCTTGTGCTGTTCCAGAAAGTCCTCCACTCTGGAATAACATTGGAATGTGTTTCTTTGGCAAGAAGAAATACGTGGCA GCTATCAGCTGCCTGAAACGAGCCAACTACTTGGCACCCTTCGATTGGAAGATTCTGTATAATTTGGGCCTTGTCCACTTGACCATGCAGCAGTATGCATCAGCCTTCCATTTTCTCAGTGCAGCCATCAACTTCCAGCCAAAGATGGGGGAGCTCTACATGCTCTTGGCTG TGGCTCTGACCAATCTGGAAGACACAGAGAATGCCAGGAGAGCCTACACAGAAGCAGTCCGCCTGGATAA GTGTAACCCTTTGGTAAACCTGAACTATGCTGTGCTGCTGTACaaccagggagaggagaggggcgcCCTGGCCCAGTACcaggagatggagaagaaagTCAACCTACTCAAGGACAGCAGCTCCCTGGAATTTGACCCGGAG ATGGTGGAGATGGCCCAGAAGTTGGGAGCTGCTCTCCAGGTCGGGGAGGCACTGGTCTGGACTAAACCAGTTAAAGATCCCAAATCAAAGCAGCGGACCACTTCAACCAGTAAAGCCGCCAGTTTCCAGCAGCCTCTGGGTTCTAATCAAGCTCTAGGACAGGCAATGTCTTCAGCAGCCGCATATAGGAAGCTCCCGTCAG GTGTCGGAGGAACATCCCAGCTCACAAAGCCAGCATCTCTTCCTCTGGAGCCAGAGCCCACTGTGGAAGCGCAACCCACGGAAGCATCAGcacaaataagagaaaaatag